The Euphorbia lathyris chromosome 3, ddEupLath1.1, whole genome shotgun sequence genome contains a region encoding:
- the LOC136223146 gene encoding uncharacterized protein: protein MVQIKEFRIAMPISLEEYQIAQKYMVMKMQQQNTNSTEGVEVLENRLTEDEVLGICQYTSKVYRLQSKAPTWLTTFAPADALVMHEEAWNAYPRCKTVIKCPYFTKFSLTVETIHKADNGQSENVHGLTKEQLAAREVEYIDIASAATDYWSYAVGNNNTDFSKFKSSRTGRGPLLDGWQDKCKPVMTAYKLVTIDAPYWGFGYRLEQALLGGEKALFLESHRNCFGWIDEWFGMTMQQIHELERQSDSSLNKKIGKPEGLSLEIDETHSKRFQINSEKHEVVVDT from the exons ATGGTTCAGATCAAAGAATT CCGAATTGCTATGCCTATATCACTGGAAGAG TATCAGATAGCCCAGAAGTACATGGTGATGAAGATGCAACAACAAAATACGAATAGTACCGAGGGTGTTGAAGTCTTGGAGAATAGGCTTACAGAGGATGAAGTTTTGGGAATATGTCAATACACATCCAAAGTATATCGGTTGCAAAg CAAAGCACCTACATGGCTTACAACATTTGCACCGGCAGATGCTCTTGTCATGCATGAAGAAGCTTGGAATGCATATCCAAGGTGCAAAACAG TAATCAAG TGCCCATACTTCACTAAGTTTTCTTTAACTGTGGAAACCATTCATAAAGCTGACAACGGTCAATCAGAAAAT GTACACGGTTTAACTAAAGAACAACTAGCAGCTAGAGAGGTTGAATACATTGATATAGCTTCAGCAGCAACTGATTATTGGAGTTATGCTGTTGGAAATAACAATACAGACTTCAGTAAATTCAAGTCTTCAAGAACTGGCAGGGGTCCCCTTTTGGATGGTTGGCAG GACAAATGTAAACCAGTAATGACAGCATACAAGTTGGTCACAATAGATGCACCCTACTGGGGATTTGGTTATCGACTTGAACAGGCTTTGCTAGGG GGTGAAAAAGCACTCTTTTTAGAGAGTCATCGGAATTGTTTTGGTTGGATTGATGAATGGTTTGGGATGACAATGCAACAAATACATGAACTTGAACGACAGAGTGATTCTTCACTAAATAAG AAAATTGGGAAGCCAGAAGGTTTGTCCCTTGAAATTGATGAAACTCACAGCAAGAGGTTTCAAATTAATTCGGAGAAGCATGAAGTTGTAGTGGATACTTAG